A DNA window from Parabacteroides johnsonii DSM 18315 contains the following coding sequences:
- a CDS encoding AraC family transcriptional regulator: MSSVDVLREITPLSPEDCFLVMQRPKRSFSYPLHVHPEFELNYLENAGGAIRIVGDSVEEMEDLDLLLVAGGAKHAYSNHKCLSTDILEITIQFHASLFDSLINKRHFKTIKDMFEKASCGLVFSREMVLRIQPELKKLSSDKPDSFYNLLRLIEILKTLSLDEKARKLNAINTVENFSNIDNDRLDTIMLFLHENYQRPVLLSELASLINMSEASLTRFLKKWTGKTFIDNLNDIRIAEAVCRLIDTSDTIAEICYKSGFNNLSNFNRAFKRRKGNTPTEYREKYARTRFRV, translated from the coding sequence ATGAGTTCCGTAGATGTATTAAGAGAAATTACGCCGCTTTCACCGGAAGACTGTTTCCTTGTGATGCAGCGGCCTAAGCGTAGTTTTTCCTATCCGCTTCATGTGCATCCGGAATTTGAATTGAACTATTTGGAGAATGCTGGTGGTGCGATCCGAATCGTTGGTGATTCGGTGGAGGAGATGGAGGATCTTGATCTATTACTGGTTGCAGGTGGAGCCAAGCATGCTTATTCAAACCACAAATGTCTGAGTACGGATATTTTGGAAATTACAATTCAGTTCCATGCCTCTCTTTTTGATAGTCTAATCAACAAGCGTCATTTCAAAACTATAAAGGATATGTTTGAGAAAGCCTCATGCGGTCTTGTTTTTAGTCGTGAAATGGTTTTGCGTATTCAACCTGAGTTGAAAAAGCTATCGAGTGATAAGCCGGATTCGTTTTATAATTTATTACGTTTGATAGAAATACTCAAGACTTTGTCGTTAGATGAGAAGGCACGCAAGTTAAACGCTATCAATACTGTAGAAAACTTTAGCAATATAGATAATGATCGCTTGGATACGATCATGTTGTTTTTGCATGAAAATTATCAGCGTCCGGTTTTATTATCCGAACTTGCTTCGTTAATAAATATGAGTGAAGCGTCACTTACCCGGTTTCTGAAAAAGTGGACGGGAAAAACTTTTATTGACAATTTGAATGACATTCGTATAGCTGAAGCGGTGTGCAGACTGATCGACACAAGTGATACAATAGCAGAAATATGCTATAAATCTGGTTTTAATAACTTATCGAATTTTAATCGGGCTTTTAAGCGACGAAAAGGTAATACTCCTACCGAATATCGTGAAAAATATGCACGTACTCGTTTTAGGGTTTGA
- a CDS encoding DUF3467 domain-containing protein, translated as MENNKPTNEIQVELSEEMAQGTYANLAIISHSSSEFILDFIRVVPGAPKAQVKSRVILTPDNAKRLLFALQDNLAKFEEQASGKTAKFEDFVPPIGGVKGEA; from the coding sequence ATGGAAAATAACAAACCGACAAATGAGATTCAGGTAGAGCTGTCAGAAGAGATGGCTCAGGGAACGTATGCAAATCTGGCAATTATATCACATTCTTCATCCGAGTTCATACTGGATTTTATCCGTGTTGTGCCGGGGGCCCCGAAAGCACAGGTGAAAAGCCGCGTCATTCTGACTCCGGACAATGCAAAACGACTTTTGTTCGCTTTGCAGGATAACCTAGCAAAGTTTGAAGAACAAGCGAGTGGTAAAACCGCCAAGTTTGAAGATTTTGTTCCTCCTATCGGAGGTGTGAAAGGGGAAGCCTGA
- a CDS encoding lysophospholipid acyltransferase family protein → MLRILYMLYLWLFVVPVFVVLTILTALTVIVGCLLGGERIFAYYPGMIWSWLTCHLALCPVKVKGRENIDRKKSYVFVANHQGAFDIFLIYGFLGVPIKWVMKAGIAKIPFVGAACRAAGFIFVDNSTPKAAARSVLEAERSLKNGASVVVFPEGSRTYDGKMIRFKKGAYQMAADQHLQIVPITLNGPFDVLPIGSLNIHRHKMEMVIHPPIPTEGMDASHKGLQQMADKTQDIIASALWEQYR, encoded by the coding sequence ATGCTACGAATACTTTATATGCTCTATTTATGGTTGTTTGTGGTCCCAGTTTTTGTGGTATTGACCATATTGACAGCCCTTACGGTTATTGTGGGTTGCCTGTTAGGCGGGGAAAGAATATTTGCTTATTATCCGGGAATGATCTGGTCATGGTTGACTTGCCATTTGGCCCTTTGTCCAGTGAAGGTGAAAGGACGGGAAAATATAGACCGGAAGAAATCGTATGTTTTTGTAGCCAACCACCAGGGAGCTTTTGATATATTCCTTATATATGGTTTTTTAGGTGTTCCGATCAAGTGGGTGATGAAGGCTGGTATTGCTAAAATTCCGTTTGTAGGAGCTGCTTGCCGGGCAGCCGGTTTTATCTTCGTCGATAATTCGACACCGAAAGCTGCTGCCCGTAGTGTATTGGAGGCAGAGCGTAGCCTGAAGAACGGAGCGTCGGTGGTGGTATTCCCGGAGGGTTCACGTACTTATGATGGAAAGATGATCCGTTTTAAGAAAGGAGCTTACCAGATGGCAGCCGACCAGCATTTACAGATTGTCCCGATCACCTTGAACGGACCTTTTGACGTATTACCGATTGGTTCATTGAATATTCACCGTCACAAGATGGAAATGGTCATTCATCCGCCTATCCCGACCGAAGGGATGGATGCTTCCCATAAAGGATTGCAACAGATGGCTGATAAAACACAAGACATCATTGCGTCAGCCTTATGGGAGCAATATAGATAA